Sequence from the Paenibacillus riograndensis SBR5 genome:
CTTGCCGTCGGCAAACGTTGAAATTTCCTTATACGACGGTGCATTGGCAGCCGCTGCATGCCCGGTGTCCGCAGTATAACACAGTCCGATCAAAAGCAGCACAGCGATAAGCGGCATTACAATTTTTTTCATGGATGTTCTAATTCCTTCCCCCATTATATGTAGAACGTCCCGCCGAATGCCGGAACAGTTCATTAGAAAGAAATTTCGACGGCTGACCAATAATTTCCTCCTATATCCTTAATGCAGTTAAGGGATTTAAATGTGCATTTCAGCCAAAAGCGATTTATTCCCGCCGAAAAGCTTGTATGATAGTTATTAAGGGTTCCAGAATGACGGCGTTAGAAATGAGAGGTGTAACCCCTATGTATCGGGTGGCCATTTGCGATGATGAGGACAAACAGCGGGAGTTAGTTAAAGGTATGCTGATAGCTTTGTCTATCAAGGCAAATATCAATTTTGAAATGGAGGAATTCAATTCGGGGGAGCAGCTTGCAGCTCATTATGAGCATAATGAACCTCCCTTTCACATTTTAATATTGGATGTTGAAATGGCAGGGATCAACGGGATCCAGACTGCCCAGCGGATAAGAGGGTTAAAACATCTGGATGAGCAAATTATTTTTCTGACAAATTACCCGGAATATATGGTGGAAAGCTTTGATGTGATGACTTTCCAGTATTTAATCAAGCCCATTGCTCCCCAGATCTTTGAGGAAAAGGTCATTAAGTTATGCCAATACTTCCAGGCCCTTGAGAAAAAGTTTATGATCATCAAGTCGGCCTATGAAGAGGTTGTGCTGAAGTATGATGATATCATTGCCATCGAGGCTGCCAAAAGCTTAACCATTAAAAACAAACTGAATTTTATTACCCTTAATCAACTCTATGAAAGCAAAGGCATTCTTGCCGAGTATGCGCTGGCACTCAAAGACAATCATTTCCTGCAAATCCACCGTTCGGTGATCATTAATCTGCTTCATGTGCGAAAGTTCTCCAGCGGAGTAGTGCTTATGACGGGTGGGATGGAATTCCCGATTGGCCGCTCTAAATTGAAAGAGGTAAAAGACTACTACACCAAATTTATGATTATGAAGGTCCATGGATATGATCGCTGACAATTGGTTGGTTGTGCTTTGTGTTGAGGTGGTCATGGGCCTTCAGATCCTATATTTCTTTAACTCGGTGTTCGGCAAGTCTGCCCAAAAACAGAAACGGTGGATGTACTTTCTGGTTTTCGGAGTGCTTGATTTCGTGTACTTCTCTGTTCCGGTTCCCTTTCAGATCTCTTCGATCCTGGCTTTAGTGGTCATTTTCTGTTTGGCGGAAGCCTATAACGTGGAAATCAAGACAAAGATTATTTTTACCGTGCTTTATGGCGTGTTAATGTCTATCGTTAATATGATTTCGATCTATTTTTTTTATGTATTGGATTCGGTTGACCTTAACAGGCTTGATACAGTAGATGAGCAGAACCAGTTCCTCTTATTCAAGGCAACTCTGCTCAGCTTTACGATGATGTTTGCCGTTATTCAGATTATACGGCTGATTGCCAAACGCAGGAGCTTCTCCCTGCACTACCGTTACTATATATTGCTTATACTCATTCCTATCATCAGTATCTACCAGCTTAATGTACTCACAAATTACAATGAGATGAACATCCATTATTTTATTTCCGCTATCGGCTTTCTGTTTATAAACGTGATGATCATCTATATTTTTGATACGATTGTAGATAAATTCCAGTTCAAGCATGAGAATGCCCGGCTGGAGCAGCAGATGGACTATCAGGACGCAAATTACGAAAAAACTGTACACAGCTTTAAATCGATCAAAAGGATCATCCACGACACGAACCAGCAGTTACTTTATATCGAGGAATGCATTAAACGAAATGAGCCGGCGGCAGCACTGGAGCATATCCGAACGACGTTAAATAAAGTCGAAGGCGCCTATCAGAGGGTGAATACAGGCCATTTGGTGATCGATGCCCTCGTGACAAACACGCTTAACATCGGACAAGCGAATGGCATACGGATAGATACGAAGCTGAACCTGTATTCTCCTGAGCTCTCTATAGACCGCTATGACCTATGTGTCGTACTCGGAAATATGCTGGATAATGCGATAGAAGCCTCCAAACAGGTGAAAATCGCAGAGGACCGGTACGTGGTAATCACTATCTTTTCCAATGACACCGCCCTGTTCATCCACATTGTTAATTATATGGAACAGGATGTCGCCTATTTGCGCAGCCAAAAACCAAACCCGGAGAATCACGGCATCGGACTGACAAACATCGCCAGAATATGCGACAAATACGGCGGACATATGACTATTGAAACCAAGCAAAAAACCTTTCACAATATGGTCATGCTGCCCTTTTGGACGAGCAATCCCTAGACAAGCTGTTGTTTAGGGATTGTTTTTTGGCGTTTCGGGGTGTTTCTGCATATTACCCGCCTCCTCTCTTGTATGCTGAATACCAGCCAGTTAAATACGCTAAAGGATGCAAAGGAGGAAGTTAGAATGAAAAAAATCATTGCTGTTGTGATGAGTGCCATGCTCATAGCCATCCCCATATCCGGGAATCAGGCCTCGGCACAGCCCCATAACGATACCGTACAGGAGAAAGCCCACAAGCTGGCTTCGACGATCGTGTCCGACTATGGGGTAACCGGCTTGCAGTACGCCATTATGGATAAAGGGAAGATTGTATTATCCGACAGCACGGGTGTCCGCGATAAAGCGGCCAACGCTCCCATTACGAAAGACACGATGTTCGGCATCGGCTCGGTCAGCAAAATGTATGTAACGGCTGCCGCGATGATGCTGGCTGATGCCGGCAAGATTGATATCGATCAGCCGCTTGTCACCTATATTAAGGATTTCAGCATGGCGGATGAAAGATATAAGGAAATTACGCCGCGTATGCTCATGAATCATTCCTCAGGACTGTACGGCAGTCATTATGCCAACAGCATGCTGTTCGATGACAACGACACCCGGAACCGTGATGAATTATTGATGAGGCTGCAATCAGAGCACTTAAAGTCCAAGCCGGGCGAATATTCGGTGTATTGCAACGATGGATTTCAACTGCTGGAAATCCTGGTTGAACGGGTAAGCGGCTTAAGCTATACCGAATTTCTGGATCAGAAGGTTAACCAGCCTCTGAAATTAACCTCCACCAAAACGCCGCTTAGTGCTTTTGACAGAGAAAAGCTGGCAAAAACCTATTCCCCTGTAACGGAACTGGCCTTGCCCGTTGAGAATGCCAACATTATTGGTACAGGCGGGCTTTACTCCACTGCTGAAGAGCTGGCCGCTTTCGGAGATGTACTGATCGGAAACCGAACCGATATTTTATCAGAGAAATCAGCTGCCGCAATGCAAAGCCCTGAATACAGAAAAGGCATTTGGGTGCCAGAGGAGACAAACAGCTTTAACTATGGTCTTGGCTGGGATGCCGTCAGCTTGGCCCCGTTTGATGATTACGGCATCAAGGCATTATCCAAAGGCGGGGATACCGTTATGTATCATGCGGCTTTGACTACATTGCCTGAACATAATATTTCGGTCGCTGTCCTGTCATCAGGCGGGAGCTCGCTGTATAATACTGTTTTTGCATCTAAAGTTCTATTGGAATATTTGCAGGACAAAGGCAAGATCAAAGAGATTGTACCGGACCGCACCTTTGAACCTTCCGTAAAGGTCAACATGCCGGCGGAGCAGCTCGCGTATTCCGGATTATACGGCGCCGTCGGCACAACACTAAATGTGGAGATGAAGAACGGTGAGATGAAGCTGCCCGCACTGGAAGGGGGAATTATCCCTCCACAAACCTATGTGTATACGGGCAATGGGCAATTCAAAGGCAACGATGGTAAAGCGGCGATAAGCTTTGACAAACAATCAAACGGAAAGATCTATTTTAAGCTGAAAGCATATGTGGATTTTCCCGGAATCGGGCAAGCGGTTATGGTCACCTATGAATATCAGAAACTGGATGCCAATCCCTTACAGCCGGCAACAAAAGCAGCGTGGGAGCAAAGGAACCATAAAAATTACTATGGATTGGATGAAAAGATCAACTCGCTGTTCTATCTCTCCCCTGTCATTTTAATCCGGAATATCACTGTGGATAGTGCAAACGGCTATGCGTCAGGCACCAGAATTGTTGATGAGCATACAGCCGTAAATGCCGCCGAAATTCCGGTGATGAGCGGAAGGGATGCCTTCGATTTGAGCTTCCATACCGAGGACAACAAAGAGTATTTGACAATCGATGGGCAGGCATACCTTAGTGAAGATGCCGTGAATCCGATCTACGGCGGAGGTACATCGATCTGTACGATTGAGGATAACGGTCACGCCGTATGGTTCAAGATCGATGCCAAATCGGCTGCCAAAACCATGCGCGTTGAAGTTCCATCAAGTGGAGGGGTTATCGTTTACGATGGCAAAGGAATGCCTGTGTACTCCTCTATCGTGAATAAAGACAAATCCGTTGTCCTCCCGGAAGGCGGAATGATTGTTTTCGGCGGAGAGGCAGGGGATGTTTTTCAGATTAATATGAAGAAATAGAGGTTCGAAACAATAAATAGACCGCCCTTGGGGAGCGGTCTATTTATGCGTTAATCCCCATGAATCCTTCCCTCTTCCATGTCTGGAATTTTTATGGAGATCTCAATATTATGTCTCTTGTGCAGTATGTGCCGACGAACATCGGGTTCAGAACCCCATTTACCCGGCCGACAATGGAAGTATGCGACCATTTCAGAATCATGGTGCTGATCCCGATATGAATGTAAGGGAAAACAAGCCCATTTAGAAATTGAACGGTCAGCGTGACGGGAACGCTCGTCGAATACCCGACAATGGCTGTGCAGACCGAGCGGTAACCTTCAACGAAGTCTTTTCGGAACTGCCCTTTTGTTGCGGCCGTTTGAGGTTTCAAATTATCCTCAGGGGCGAATAAGGATGAGTGCGGATAGCAGAAAAAATCTCTTCAATTTCCATAAGTCCCTTGCTGAGGACTGCTATATAGGAAAACATATTGAAGGGGTGTATCATCCACAGCAGCAAAAATAAATGGTTTTATATGATAATCGCCATCACCCAACTATTTATACCCGCCTTCTAAAATGAAATTCCAACAATTAGTTTATTAGGAGCCCTCTGCGCCCATACTGGATTAAAAGAATCCTTAAGGAGAGGGAGAACGTTCATGCGTTTTCGTAAAAGCAACCCCCTTAACAAAGTTAAAAAGCCCCAGGTCCAGCACAGCGAGAGTCAACCTGCACATTCAGAGGAACCGATCAGTGCAAGTCTTGGACAAAACCTTCAGCAGATCAGACAAACTGTCGGTAACAGCACCGACATTATCATCAGAGAAGTTCACATTGGCAAGGACAGGAGCCAAATTATCGCGATCCTCTATATCGACGGTTTGGTGGATAAAAATATAGTCTCCGACTTCATGATGAAGTCGATGATGCTCGATAGCAGCCTGTCCGAGGACGTGAACCGCAGGATTCAAATTTCCTCCAATGTCTTGCAGATTTTGAAAGATTACGCTCTGACCATCGGTGACATCCGGGATGTTACCGACTTTGAAACCTTATATAACGCTCTGTTGTCCGGAAATGCAATCCTTTTGGTTGACGGTGAGACGCAGGGAATCGTGGCCAGCGCAGGAGGATGGAAAGATCGCGGGGTCACCGAGCCTGCCTCGGAAAATGTCGTCCGCGGGCCGCGAGAAGGATTTTCTGAAACGCTGCGCACGAATACGGCCTTGATCCGGCGTAAGATTAAAGATCCAAATTTGTGGCTGGAAACAAAACAAATCGGCCGCGTGACCAAGACCGATGTCGCTGTCATGTACATTAAGGGAATCGTGAACGACAAATTGGTCGAAGAAGTGCATGAGCGGCTGAATCGCATTGATGTAGATAGCATTCTCGAAACCGGGTATATCGAGGAGTTAATTCAGGACGAAACATTTACCCCTTTTCCGACAGTGTACAACTCCGAACGCCCGGACGTCATCGCCGCCAATCTCTTGGAAGGGAAGATTGCCATATTGGTGGATGGGACCCCCTATGTGCTTATCGTACCTGCGCTGTTTGTTTCCTTCCTGCATGCGGCGGAGGATTATTATCAGCGTGCGGACATTAGCAGCTTCATTCGACTTCTTCGTTACATTGGGGTCTTTATTTCTCTTTTTAGTCCATCCTTATATATTGCCATAACTACGTTTCATCAGGAAATGCTGCCAACCTCACTGCTGATCGGTCTGGCGGCACAGCGGGAAGCCGTTCCCTTCCCCGCCTTTATCGAAGCGCTCATGATGGAATTGACCTTTGAAATATTGAGGGAAGCCGGCGTCCGCATGCCGAAGTATATCGGGGCAGCCGTCTCCATCGTGGGTACGCTTGTCATCGGGCAAGCTGCTGTCGAGGCGGGCATCATATCGGCGGTGATGGTGATTGTCGTATCTATTACCGCGATCTCCAGCTTCGTCCTTCCTGCCTATAATATGTCCATCGCTTTTCGGATGCTGCGATTCCCCTTAATGGGGCTTGCCGCTTCATTCGGATTGTTCGGGATTATCGTCGGAGGCATTGCCCTCATCCTGCATCTGTGCAGCCTTCGTTCGTTTGGCGTTCCGTATATGAGTCCGCTTGCGCCCCTAATCCCGGCGGACAGCAAGGATACGTTAATACGGCTCCCGCACTGGATGATGGTCTCCCGTCCCCGGTTACTTAATCAGAAGAACGTGAATCGCCGAAACTTCGCTTCCCGAAAATCACGGGAATAAACCAGAGGAGGCAGGTACGGTTGGAAAGGAGTGGACAAGCATGAAACGGAAGGCTTCCTTTCTGCTTCTAATTCTTACACTGGTCTCGCTTCTGACTGGCTGTTGGAACCGCAAAGAGTTGAATGAGCTTGCAATTGCTGTTGGTATGGGAATCGATAAACAAGGAGATCAATTCCGGGTTTCTGTCCAAGTCGTAGATCCTGGAGAAGTATCTACCAAGAAAGGGACAGGCGGGCGGGCCCCCGCCACGTTGTATACATCGGAAGCCGATACCGTATTTGAAGCGGTCCGAAAAATAACAACACTAAGCCCTAGAAAAATCTATTTTCCCCACCTTCGCATATGCGTGATCAGCGAGTCGATGGCTATGGAAGGAATAGCAAAGCCCCTAGACTTCCTGTCCAGGGACCATGAATTTCGCTCCGATTTTTACCTTGTAATTACGAAAGGCGCAAGTGCGGAGGATACGCTCAAAATCATGACGCCTTTGGATCCTATTCCAGCAGACCAGCTATTCTCATCCCTGGAATCGTCGAAAAAAAACTGGTCCCCCAGTACAACGGTAACCTTAGACCAATTAATGGCCGATCTCATAAGTGAAGGAAAGCAGCCCATCTTGACTGGACTTCAGATCGTTGGAGATCAAAACTCTGGAGATACAAAAAAGAATGTCGAAAAGATCTCCCCCCCTACTCGCCTACAATTTTCTGGGATTGCTGTATTCAAAAAAGACAGATTGATCGGCTGGTTAAATGAAATTGAAAGTAAGGGTTACAACTTCATCCTCGATAAAGTGCAAAGCTCTGTGGGATTTGTAGACTGTCCCAAAGGTGGCAAAGTTGCCATGGAGATGATCCGGAACCATACCTCTATGAAAGGGAACGTTTATAGGGGGGAGCCCCGGATCAATATTAACCTCCAGATTGAGGCCAACGTGGGGGAAGTCGAGTGTAGCGATCTGGATCTGACTAAGGTGAGCACGATTTATGACCTTCAGAAGAGAGGCGAAGAAAAGATAGCAGGAGTTATGGAGTCGGCG
This genomic interval carries:
- a CDS encoding spore germination protein; the protein is MRFRKSNPLNKVKKPQVQHSESQPAHSEEPISASLGQNLQQIRQTVGNSTDIIIREVHIGKDRSQIIAILYIDGLVDKNIVSDFMMKSMMLDSSLSEDVNRRIQISSNVLQILKDYALTIGDIRDVTDFETLYNALLSGNAILLVDGETQGIVASAGGWKDRGVTEPASENVVRGPREGFSETLRTNTALIRRKIKDPNLWLETKQIGRVTKTDVAVMYIKGIVNDKLVEEVHERLNRIDVDSILETGYIEELIQDETFTPFPTVYNSERPDVIAANLLEGKIAILVDGTPYVLIVPALFVSFLHAAEDYYQRADISSFIRLLRYIGVFISLFSPSLYIAITTFHQEMLPTSLLIGLAAQREAVPFPAFIEALMMELTFEILREAGVRMPKYIGAAVSIVGTLVIGQAAVEAGIISAVMVIVVSITAISSFVLPAYNMSIAFRMLRFPLMGLAASFGLFGIIVGGIALILHLCSLRSFGVPYMSPLAPLIPADSKDTLIRLPHWMMVSRPRLLNQKNVNRRNFASRKSRE
- a CDS encoding Ger(x)C family spore germination protein — translated: MKRKASFLLLILTLVSLLTGCWNRKELNELAIAVGMGIDKQGDQFRVSVQVVDPGEVSTKKGTGGRAPATLYTSEADTVFEAVRKITTLSPRKIYFPHLRICVISESMAMEGIAKPLDFLSRDHEFRSDFYLVITKGASAEDTLKIMTPLDPIPADQLFSSLESSKKNWSPSTTVTLDQLMADLISEGKQPILTGLQIVGDQNSGDTKKNVEKISPPTRLQFSGIAVFKKDRLIGWLNEIESKGYNFILDKVQSSVGFVDCPKGGKVAMEMIRNHTSMKGNVYRGEPRININLQIEANVGEVECSDLDLTKVSTIYDLQKRGEEKIAGVMESAIRKAQKSYKADIFGFGEAIHRSNPKAWKSLKQNWDDEYFPELQVNIKVDFKIRRLGTNGSSFLNEIKK
- a CDS encoding LytR/AlgR family response regulator transcription factor, which encodes MYRVAICDDEDKQRELVKGMLIALSIKANINFEMEEFNSGEQLAAHYEHNEPPFHILILDVEMAGINGIQTAQRIRGLKHLDEQIIFLTNYPEYMVESFDVMTFQYLIKPIAPQIFEEKVIKLCQYFQALEKKFMIIKSAYEEVVLKYDDIIAIEAAKSLTIKNKLNFITLNQLYESKGILAEYALALKDNHFLQIHRSVIINLLHVRKFSSGVVLMTGGMEFPIGRSKLKEVKDYYTKFMIMKVHGYDR
- a CDS encoding ATP-binding protein, which gives rise to MIADNWLVVLCVEVVMGLQILYFFNSVFGKSAQKQKRWMYFLVFGVLDFVYFSVPVPFQISSILALVVIFCLAEAYNVEIKTKIIFTVLYGVLMSIVNMISIYFFYVLDSVDLNRLDTVDEQNQFLLFKATLLSFTMMFAVIQIIRLIAKRRSFSLHYRYYILLILIPIISIYQLNVLTNYNEMNIHYFISAIGFLFINVMIIYIFDTIVDKFQFKHENARLEQQMDYQDANYEKTVHSFKSIKRIIHDTNQQLLYIEECIKRNEPAAALEHIRTTLNKVEGAYQRVNTGHLVIDALVTNTLNIGQANGIRIDTKLNLYSPELSIDRYDLCVVLGNMLDNAIEASKQVKIAEDRYVVITIFSNDTALFIHIVNYMEQDVAYLRSQKPNPENHGIGLTNIARICDKYGGHMTIETKQKTFHNMVMLPFWTSNP
- a CDS encoding serine hydrolase domain-containing protein, with the translated sequence MKKIIAVVMSAMLIAIPISGNQASAQPHNDTVQEKAHKLASTIVSDYGVTGLQYAIMDKGKIVLSDSTGVRDKAANAPITKDTMFGIGSVSKMYVTAAAMMLADAGKIDIDQPLVTYIKDFSMADERYKEITPRMLMNHSSGLYGSHYANSMLFDDNDTRNRDELLMRLQSEHLKSKPGEYSVYCNDGFQLLEILVERVSGLSYTEFLDQKVNQPLKLTSTKTPLSAFDREKLAKTYSPVTELALPVENANIIGTGGLYSTAEELAAFGDVLIGNRTDILSEKSAAAMQSPEYRKGIWVPEETNSFNYGLGWDAVSLAPFDDYGIKALSKGGDTVMYHAALTTLPEHNISVAVLSSGGSSLYNTVFASKVLLEYLQDKGKIKEIVPDRTFEPSVKVNMPAEQLAYSGLYGAVGTTLNVEMKNGEMKLPALEGGIIPPQTYVYTGNGQFKGNDGKAAISFDKQSNGKIYFKLKAYVDFPGIGQAVMVTYEYQKLDANPLQPATKAAWEQRNHKNYYGLDEKINSLFYLSPVILIRNITVDSANGYASGTRIVDEHTAVNAAEIPVMSGRDAFDLSFHTEDNKEYLTIDGQAYLSEDAVNPIYGGGTSICTIEDNGHAVWFKIDAKSAAKTMRVEVPSSGGVIVYDGKGMPVYSSIVNKDKSVVLPEGGMIVFGGEAGDVFQINMKK